The Cryptococcus gattii WM276 chromosome B, complete sequence genome has a segment encoding these proteins:
- a CDS encoding Cytoplasm protein, putative (Similar to TIGR gene model, INSD accession AAW40774.1) — protein sequence MPQLKTYTDKPVVLLTNDDGPPCASSPNIYAFCKLLQLRLGWDVRVVIPDCQKSWVGKSYAISDVVTASYFYPLEPDGLKGDITQSRRPLKKGESMEWVLISGTPATCANIALHNIYPGEIDLVISGPNHGRNSSTAFALSSGTLGAALAASLSVPVPGPLSFPSLHETHMPCIAISYGVVTRPVPVRVLELATETAVDVCQQLFDNWGEDKEAGGNGLVPIYSINIPLVETALEKNERKIVSTEMWRNAYGRLFKTTRLSKVTYDQEDDPVQIIHGNMKSQGKPNTVQTSNSIPPNSHISTTSTAGPAALPTPAPPSSIVPKDTKEEDQQLKFQFAPDMHQLLFPPEGSVPEGTDAWAFAKGWISVTPMRAEYACLGSASIE from the exons ATGCCTCAGCTAAAGACATACACTGACAAGCCAGTCGTCCTTCTGACC AACGACGATGGTCCCCCATGCGCCTCCTCTCCTAATATCTATGCGTTCTGCAAACTACTTCAGTTACGTCTCGGCTGGGACGTACGAGTAGTCATCCCTGACTGTCAGAAATCTTG GGTTGGGAAGTCATATGCTATTAGCGACGTTGTCACCGCCAGTTACTTCTATCCACTAG AACCGGATGGATTGAAAGGAGATATCACTCAGAGCCGTCGTCCGCTGAAAAAAGGAGAGTCAATGGAATGGGTTCTTATTTCTGGG ACTCCTGCAACGTGCGCCAATATCGCATTACACAACATTTACCCTGGCGAGATCGACCTTGTGATCTCTGGTCCCAATC ATGGCCGTAATTCCTCAACGGCATTTGCCCTCTCCTCTGGTACCCTTGGTGCCGCCCTCGCCGCATCCCTCTCCGTCCCCGTCCCCGGACCTTTGAGCTTCCCATCTTTACACGAAACCCACATGCCTTGTATAGCCATATCCTACGGCGTCGTCACCCGTCCGGTTCCTGTTAGGGTCCTTGAACTCGCCACCGAGACAGCGGTGGATGTGTGCCAACAGTTGTTCGATAACTGGGGAGAGGATAAAGAAGCGGGTGGGAACGGACTTGTGCCGATATATAGCATCAATATACCGCTTGTAGAGACGGCGCTTGAGAAGAACGAGAGAAAAATAGTGTCAACGGAGATGTGGAGAAATGCTTATGGGCGATTATTCAAGACTACCAGACT CTCAAAAGTGACATACGACCAGGAAGACGATCCCGTTCAAATTATTCACGGCAATATGAAGAGCCAAGGCAAGCCCAACACGGTACAAACCTCCAACTCCATCCCACCAAATTCACATATCTCTACAACATCCACTGCGGGCCCTGCTGCACTTCCGACTCCTGCCCCACCGTCCTCTATCGTCCCTAAAGACACAAAGGAAGAGGACCAACAACTCAAATTTCAATTTGCGCCCGATATGCACCAGTTGTTATTTCCACCTGAAGGGAGCGTGCCTGAAGGTACAGATGCGTGGGCGTTCGCCAAAGGATGGATTAGTGTGACACCTATGAGAGCCGAATATGCTTGTTTGGGATCAGCAAGTATAGAATAA
- a CDS encoding Actin II (centractin-like protein), putative (Similar to TIGR gene model, INSD accession AAW40772.1), with product MATEFDDVLTNQPVVIDNGSGNIKAGFAGEEQPSCYIPSFVGRPKHPRVMAGAIQDNLFIGRRAQEFRGLLKIKYPMEHGVVMDWDDMERIWGWVYGEGLKALSEEHPVLLTEAPLNPRQNRDIAAQIFFETFNVPAFFTSVQAVLSLYSSGRTTGIVLDSGDGVTHAVPVFEGFSMPHAVRRIDLAGRDITDHLQLLLRKAGHNLHTSAEKEVVRTMKEKTCYLALNPAKEEKDQSGAWEEFRLPDGKVIQLGTERFLAPEILFNPELVGQEYPGVHQVIVDSINRTDLDLRKSLFSNIVLSGGSTLCTGFGDRLLNEVKKLALKDVKLKIYAPPERKYSTWIGGSILAGLSTFKKMWVSADEYKEDPDIIHKKAF from the exons ATGGCCACAGAATTTGACGATGT TCTCACAAATCAACCAGTTGTCATTGACAAT GGTTCCGGCAACATCAAGGCTGGTTTCGCCGGAGAGGAGCAACCATCGTGTTATATTCCTTCATT CGTGGGTCGACCAAAACACCCTCGTGTGATGGCAGGAGCTATCCAGGACAACCTTTTCATCGGACGACGAGCACAAGAGTTCAGGGGGCTGCTGAAGATAAAATACCCAATGGAGCATGGCGTAGTAATGGACTGGGATGATATGGAACGGATATGGGGATGGGTCTATGGTGAAGGATTAAAAGCGTTAAGTGAAGAA CATCCTGTGCTACTTACTGAAGCACCGCTCAACCCTAGACAAAACCGAGATATAGCCGCCCAAATCTTTTTCGAAACATTCAACGTCCCAGCATTCTTCACCTCTGTTCAAGCCGTTCTCTCTCTCTACTCTTCTGGCCGCACAACCGGTATCGTCCTCGATTCTGGCGATGGTGTCACTCATGCTGTTCCCGTGTTCGAAGGTTTCTCCATGCCCCATGCTGTTAGACGAATAGACCTCGCCGGACGAGATATAACAGACCATCTTCAATTGTTGTTGCGGAAAGCAGGACATAATCTGCACACGTCTGCGGAGAAGGAAGTGGTGAGGAcgatgaaggagaagacTTGTTACTTAGCATTGAATCCGGcgaaagaggagaaggacCAAAGTGGAGCGTGGGAAGAATTCAGATTGCCGGACGGAAAGGTGATACAGCTGGGAACGGAGAGATTCCTTGCACCAGAAATCTTGTTTAACCCCGAGTTGGTGGGGCAAGAGTATCCAGGTGTCCACCAA GTAATTGTCGACTCTATCAATCGGACTGATCTCGATCTTCGAAAATCCCTCTTCAGCAACATTGTCCTTTCCGGCGGTTCAACGTTGTGTACTGGTTTCGGCGACCGATTACTAAATGAAGTCAAGAAACTTGCTTTGAAGGATGTTAAACTAAAAATTTATGCTCCTCCAGAACGAAAG TACTCAACCTGGATAGGGGGAAGCATTCTTGCTGGTCTCAGTACGTTCAAGAAAATGTGGGTGTCGGCGGACGAATACAAAGAAGATCCGGATATTATCCACAAGAAGGCATTTTAA
- a CDS encoding Splicing factor Prp8, putative (Similar to TIGR gene model, INSD accession AAW40776.1): MSTVPPGFGAPPPGFIPQPNGNGDGMEGDFFGQLRQEEIDKKARKWRQSQKRRFNPKRRQGGGGGVDFGKADLPPEHIRKIIKDHGDMSNRKFRNDKRVHLGALKYVPHAVMKLLENIPMPWEQVREVPVLYHISGAITFVNEVPRVIEPVYHAQWASMWLAMRREKRDRRHFKRMRFPPFDDEEPPMDYGDNVLDVEPLEAIQLELDEEDDEAILEWFYDPKPLVDTPQVNGSSYKYFQLTLPQIANLYRIGRQLLSDYSDNNAFYLFDKKSFFTAKALNIALPGGPKFEPLYRDMDAFDEDWNEFNDINKIIIRNVIRSEYKVAFPHLYNSLPRSVHIGIYHEPKNVYIKTDDPDLPAFYFDPLINPISQRVVQEAHTPLVSHEDQVFGFGNDEDDEFELPDEIEPFLGERDLENDNTADAIALYWAPYPYNLRSGKMKRAQDVPLIKNLYLEHCPDGQPVKVRVSYQKLLKVYVLNALHNKPPKAMVKRNLFRSLKNTKFFQSTTLDWVEAGLQVCRQGYNMLNLLIHRKNLNYLHLDYNLNLKPIKTLTTKERKKSRFGNAFHLCREILRLTKLIVDAHVQFRLGNVDAFQLADGLQYMFAHVGQLTGMYRYKYKLMKQIRMCKDLKHVIYSRFNTGPVGKGPGVGFWAPGWRVWLFFMRGIVPLLERWLGNLLARQFEGRNSKGVAKTVTKQRVESHFDLELRAAVMHDILDMMPEGVKQNKAKTILQHLSEAWRCWKANIPWKVPGMPAAIENIILRYVKSKADWWTSVAHYNRERIRRGATVDKAVVRKNLGRLTRLYLKAEQERQNGYLKDGPYITSEEGTAILISTAHWFESRKFAPIPFPPLSYKHDTKLLVLALEKLKEAYSVHGRLNQSQREELALVEQAYDNPHECLSRIKRLLLTQRAFKEAGIEFFDTYDKLIPCYDVEPLEKLSDAYLDQFLWYEADKRRLFPSWVKPSDSEPPPLLVYKWCQGINNLTDIWDTSEGESVVMMETVLARVYEKVDLTLLSRLLRLIMDHNLADYITSKNNTTLTFKDMSHINTYGMIRGLQFSSFVFQYYGLVLDLLVLGLERASEIAGLPEAPNGFLQFKNREIETKHPIRFYSRYVDRIHILFRFTAEESRDLIQRYLSVQPDPNNENVIGYNNKRCWPRDCRMRLIKHDVNLGRAVFWNVKNSLPRSLTTIEWEDTFVSVYSKDNPQLLFSMCGFEVRILPRVRTQNGEAYSLKDGVWNLTQESTKERTAQAFLRVSDQGIQDFNNRIRQILMSSGSATFAKIINKWNTCLIGLMTYYREAVVHTNELLDSLVKAENKVQTRVKIGLNSKMPSRFPPCVFYSPKELGGLGMLSMGFVLIPQSDLRWSKQTDSGGITHFRSGMTHEEDQLIPNLYRYLQPWEAEFLDSARVWSEYALKRKEATASNRRLTLEDLEDSWDRGIPRINTLFQKDRHTLAYDKGWRVRQYFSQFFRLRNQPFIWTNQRHDGKLWQLNNYRVDVISALGGVEGILEHSLFKGTAFPTWEGLFWEKACLQNGTRLLRADGSEILVEDVQEGDQLLGPDGTSRTASKIVRGEERLYRIKADELEDLVCTHNHILSLYKERSGSEQDPSPSTDLSSTDSYERVDVTVDDFVGLPQQEQQKYRLFRSTGFKRADQPSTSSLATLLHIMSIQLEEKPTKWSGFVVDKDSLYLRHDYLVLHNSGFEESMKNKRLTNAQRSGLSQIPNRRFTMWWSPTINRANVYVGFQVQLDLTGVFMHGKIPTLKISLIQIFRAHLWQKIHESVVMDLCQVFDQEMEALQIETVQKETIHPRKSYKMNSSASDILLFSSYKWQISRPSLLTDNRDTMDGTTSNKFWLDIQLRWGDFDSHDIERYARAKYLDYSSDSQSIYPSPTGNLIAIDLAYNLYSAYGCYFPGLKPLLQQAMAKIMKANPALYVLRERIRKGLQLYSSEPTEPYLNSSNYSELFSNQIIWFVDDTNVYRVTVHKTFEGNLTTKPINGAIFIFNPRTGQLFLKIIHTSVWAGQKRLGQLAKWKTAEEVAALVRSLPVEEQPKQVIVTRKGMLDPLEVHLLDFPNIVIKGSELQLPFQATLKMEKFGDLILRATQPQMVLFNLYDDWLKSISSYTAFSRLILILRALHVNNEKSKIILRPDKNTITESYHIWPSLSDDEWMKVEVALKDLILADFGKRNSVNVASLTASEIRDIILGMEIAAPSVQRQQMAEIEKNTEAAAQVTALQTKTTNIHGDEIVVTTTTQYEQQTFASKSDWRVRAISATNLPLRVNHIFVGNDDVKDDAGSYTYVIPKNVLRSFIVNADLRTQVVAYLYGTSPPDNKQVKEIKAVAWIPQRGTNNGVDLPVALPKHDFLLKDLEPLGWIKTQSQELNHLSPQDVTTQAKIMAAHPEWGPQAICVTCSFTPGSVSLNAWDLTVAGFEWGRKNEDVTGQNPGFNPSMANRVQLLLSDRILGMTLVPEGGVWNYGVGLTQSWSEKIPYTMTLDKPEAFWAPCHRPNAFLNFASMEGDDAADVENSLE, encoded by the exons ATGTCCACCGTCCCGCCAGGATTCGGTGCGCCGCCCCCGGGATTCATCCCTCAGCCGAATGGAAACGGAGACGGCATGGAGGGAGACTTCTTTGGACAATTAAGACAGGAGGAGATCGATAAGAAGGCTAGGAAATGGAGGCAGAGTcagaagagaagatttAACCCTAAGAGAAGACAGGGTGGCGGTGGCGGTGTGGATTTTGGAAAGGCG GATCTGCCGCCAGAGCACATCAGGAAAATCATCAAGGATCACGGTGATATGTCAAATAGGAAGTTTAGAAATGACAAGCGAGTGCATTTGGGTGCCTTGAAGTACGTGCCGCATGCGGTCATGAAGCTTTTGGAGAACATCCCAATGCCCTGGGAG CAAGTACGTGAAGTACCAGTTCTCTACCACATTTCCGGTGCCATCACTTTTGTCAACGAAGTCCCCCGAGTCATTGAACCGGTGTACCACGCTCAGTGGGCTTCAATGTGGCTTGCAATGCGTCGAGAAAAGCGAGATCGACGACACTTCAAGCGAATGCGATTCCCTCCAtttgacgatgaagagCCGCCGATGGATTACGGAGATAATGTGTTGGATGTTGAGCCGCTAGAAGCCATTCAGTTGGAGTTAGATGAGGAAGACGATGAGGCAATCTTGGAGTGGTTCTACGACCCCAAACCCCTCGTTGACACCCCTCAAGTCAATGGGTCGAGCTACAAATATTTCCAACTCACCCTTCCTCAAATAGCCAACTTGTACCGCATCGGCAGACAGCTGTTGAGCGACTACTCGGACAACAACGCGTTCTATTTGTTCGACAAGAAGAGTTTTTTCACCGCCAAAGCGCTTAACATTGCTTTGCCCGGTGGTCCCAAATTCGAGCCGTTGTACCGAGACATGGACGCCTTCGACGAGGATTGGAACGAATTCAACGATATTAACAAGATTATTATCCGAAACGTGATCCGATCCGAGTACAAGGTTGCCTTCCCTCATCTCTACAACTCGCTTCCTCGATCCGTCCACATTGGTATTTATCACGAGCCCAAGAACGTTTACATCAAGACCGACGATCCCGACCTCCCTGCATTCTACTTTGATCCTCTTATCAACCCCATCTCTCAACGAGTCGTGCAGGAGGCTCACACTCCTCTTGTCTCCCATGAAGATCAGGTGTTCGGATTTGGTAacgatgaagatgacgagTTCGAGTTGCCCGACGAGATAGAGCCATTTTTGGGAGAGAGGGATTTGGAGAATGATAACACGGCAGATGCTATCGCTTTGTACTGGGCACCATACCCTTACAATTTGCGGAGTGGCAAAATGAAGCGAGCTCAGGATGTGCCTTTGATCAAGAACCTTTATCTTGAACATTGTCCTGACGGTCAACCCGTCAAGGTTAGAGTTTCTTACCAGAAGCTTCTTAAAGTGTACGTGTTGAACGCTCTTCACAACAAGCCACCCAAGGCGATGGTCAAACGAAACCTTTTCCGAAGTTTGAAGAACACTAAGTTCTTCCAGTCCACCACTCTTGACTGGGTGGAGGCCGGTCTTCAGGTCTGTCGGCAGGGTTATAACATGCTCAACCTTCTTATTCACCGAAAGAACCTCAACTACCTCCATTTGGATTACAATCTTAATCTGAAGCCCATTAAGACTCTTACCACCAAAGAGCGAAAGAAGTCTCGATTTGGTAACGCTTTCCACCTTTGTCGAGAAATCCTTCGTCTCACCAAGCTCATTGTTGACGCCCACGTTCAATTCCGTCTCGGTAATGTCGACGCTTTCCAGCTTGCTGACGGTCTTCAATACATGTTCGCTCACGTCGGTCAATTGACCGGTATGTACCGATATAAATACAAGCTTATGAAGCAAATCCGTATGTGCAAGGATCTCAAGCACGTCATCTACTCGAGATTTAACACTGGCCCTGTTGGTAAGGGTCCTGGTGTCGGTTTCTGGGCGCCTGGATGGAGAGTTTGGTTGTTCTTTATGAGGGGTATTGTCCCTTTGCTTGAAAGATGGTTGGGCAACTTGTTGGCTAGACAGTTCGAGGGTAGGAACAGTAAGGGTGTAGCCAAGACTGTTACCAAGCAAAGGGTGGAGTCTCACTTCGACTTGGAACTTCGTGCCGCGGTCATGCACGATATCTTAGA TATGATGCCTGAAGGTGTCAAGCAGAACAAGGCCAAGACCATCCTTCAGCATCTTTCGGAAGCTTGGCGATGCTGGAAGGCCAATATTCCTTGGAAGGTCCCTGGTATGCCCGCTGCCATTGAAAACATCATTCTCCGATACGTCAAGTCCAAGGCCGATTGGTGGACGTCTGTTGCCCATTACAACAGAGAACGTATCAGGCGAGGCGCTACTGTCGACAAGGCTGTCGTTCGTAAGAACCTCGGCCGATTGACTAGATTGTACCTCAAGGCTGAGCAGGAGAGGCAGAACGGTTACCTAAAGGACGGTCCTTACATTACTTCCGAAGAGGGTACCGCTATTCTTATCTCTACTGCCCATTGGTTTGAATCTCGAAAGTTTGCTCCTATCcccttccctcctctttcttACAAACACGACACCAAGCTTCTCGTTCTCGCGCTTGAAAAGCTCAAGGAGGCGTACAGCGTCCACGGTCGACTTAACCAGTCTCAACGAGAAGAATTGGCACTGGTTGAGCAGGCATACGATAACCCGCACGAGTGTTTGTCGCGTATCAAGAGGTTATTACTGACTCAACGAGCGTTCAAGGAAGCTGGTATTGAGTTCTTTGACACTTATGACAAGTTGATCCCTTGTTACG ACGTTGAGCCCCTCGAAAAGCTCAGTGACGCGTATCTTGACCAGTTCCTATGGTACGAGGCCGATAAGAGAAGACTTTTCCCTAGCTGGGTCAAA CCATCTGATTCTGAGCCTCCTCCCCTTCTCGTCTACAAATGGTGTCAGGGTATCAACAACTTGACCGATATCTGGGACACTTCTGAAGGCGAATCGGTTGTGATGATGGAAACAGTGTTAGCAAGAGTGTATGAGAAAGTCGACTTGACTCTTCTGAGTCGATTGTTGCGTCTTATCATGGATCACAATTTGGCTGATTACATCACTTCAAAGAACAACAC TACTCTTACCTTCAAGGATATGTCTCACATCAACACCTACGGTATGATTCGAGGTCTTCAGTTCTCCTCATTCGTATTCCAGTACTACGGTCTTGTCCTTGATCTTCTCGTCCTTGGTCTTGAGCGAGCCAGTGAAATCGCCGGTCTCCCCGAAGCACCCAACGGTTTCCTTCAGTTCAAGAACCGAGAGATCGAGACCAAGCATCCCATCCGTTTCTACTCGCGATACGTCGACCGTATCCATATTCTGTTCCGCTTCACTGCCGAGGAGTCTCGAGATCTTATCCAGCGATATCTCAGTGTTCAGCCTGATCCTAACAACGAAAACGTTATCGGTTATAACAACAAGCGTTGCTGGCCCCGAGATTGTCGAATGAGGCTTATCAAGCATGATGTAAACCTTGGTCGTGCAGTCTTCTGGAACGTCAAGAACTCTTTGCCTAGATCTCTCACTACCATCGAATGGGAAGACACATTTGTCTCTGTCTACTCTAAGGACAACCCTCAGCTCTTGTTCTCCATGTGCGGATTCGAAGTCCGAATCCTTCCCCGAGTCCGTACTCAGAACGGCGAGGCTTACTCTTTGAAGGACGGTGTTTGGAACCTTACTCAAGAGTCTACCAAAGAGCGAACAGCCCAGGCGTTCTTGCGTGTCTCCGACCAGGGTATCCAAGACTTCAACAACCGTATCCGACAGATTCTCATGAGCTCGGGTAGTGCGACTTTCGCGAAGATCATCAACAAGTGGAACACCTGTCTTATCGGTTTGATGACTTACTACCGAGAGGCCGTCGTGCACACCAACGAGTTGCTTGATTCTCTCGTCAAGGCCGAAAACAAGGTCCAGACTCGTGTCAAAATTGGTCTTAACTCCAAGATGCCTTCTCGTTTCCCTCCCTGTGTCTTCTACTCGCCTAAGGAACTTGGTGGTCTCGGTATGCTTTCCATGGGTTTCGTACTTATTCCTCAGTCCGATTTGAGGTGGTCCAAGCAGACTGACAGTGGTGGTATTACTCATTTCCGCTCTGGTATGACCCACGAGGAGGACCAGTTGATCCCCAACTTGTACCGATACTTGCAACCTTGGGAAGCGGAGTTCTTGGATTCTGCGAGAGTGTGGTCTGAGTACGCTTtaaagaggaaggaggcTACC GCTTCTAATCGTCGACTCACTCTTGAAGATCTTGAAGACAGTTGGGATCGAGGTATTCCTAGGATCAACACCCTTTTCCAGAAGGACAGGCACACACTTGCTTATGACAAAGGATGGCGAGTTCGTCAATACTTCAGTCAATTTTTCCGACT TCGTAACCAACCGTTCATTTGGACTAATCAACGACATGATGGTAAACTTTGGCAACTTAACAACTATCGAGTTGATGTTATCTCTGCTCTCGGTGGTGTTGAGGGTATCTTGGAACACTCCTTGTTCAAGGGAACTGCGTTCCCAACCTGGGAGGGTCTGTTCTGGGAGAAAGCCTGTCTGCAGAACGGTACCCGTCTTCTTCGTGCTGATGGCTCCGAGATTCTTGTGGAAGATGTTCAAGAGGGCGATCAGCTTCTTGGTCCCGATGGAACGAGCAGAACAGCGAGCAAGATCGTTCGCGGTGAGGAGCGTCTCTATCGTATCAAAGCCGATGAACTCGAAGATCTGGTCTGTACACACAATCACATCCTTTCATTGTATAAGGAAAGGTCTGGCTCAGAGCAAGATCCTTCTCCTAGTACCGACCTCAGCTCGACGGATAGCTATGAGAGAGTTGATGTGACTGTCGATGACTTTGTCGGCCTTCCTCAACAAGAGCAACAGAAATATCGGCTTTTCCGTTCAACTGGTTTTAAGCGAGCCGATCAGCCTTCCACTTCTTCATTAGCCACCTTGTTACACATCATGTCTATCCAGCTGGAGGAAAAGCCTACAAAGTGGTCCGGTTTTGTGGTGGACAAAGACAGCCTTTATCTCCGTCATGACTATTTGGTATTACACAACTCAGGATTTGAGGAGTC TATGAAAAACAAGCGATTGACTAACGCCCAACGTTCCGGTCTTTCTCAGATTCCCAATCGTCGATTCACTATGTGGTGGTCTCCCACCATCAACCGAGCCAATGTCTACGTTGGTTTCCAAGTCCAGCTCGATTTGACTGGTGTTTTCATGCACGGTAAGATCCCCACTTTGAAGATCTCTTTGATTCAAATCTTCCGAGCGCACTTGTGGCAGA AGATCCATGAGTCTGTTGTTATGGATTTGTGTCAAGTCTTTGATCAAGAG ATGGAAGCACTCCAAATCGAAACTGTTCAGAAAGAGACTATCCACCCTCGAAAGTCGTACAAAATGAACTCTTCGGCTTCTGAcattctccttttctcGTCTTACAAGTGGCAGATTTCTCGACCGTCCCTTCTTACTGATAACCGGGACACTATGGACGGCACTACCTCCAACAAGTTCTGGCTCGACATCCAGCTCCGATGGGGTGACTTCGACTCTCATGATATTGAGCGTTACGCCCGTGCGAAGTACCTCGACTATTCGTCGGACAGTCAGTCCATCTACCCATCGCCCACCGGTAATCTTATCGCGATTGACTTGGCATACAACCTCTACTCGGCGTACGGTTGTTACTTCCCCGGTCTCAAGCCGCTCCTCCAGCAAGCGATGGCGAAAATCATGAAGGCCAACCCCGCTTTGTATGTTTTACGTGAGCGTATCAGGAAGGGTCTCCAGCTCTATTCATCCGAGCCTACTGAGCCTTACCTTAACTCTTCCAATTACTCCGAGTTGTTCTCAAACCAGATTATCTGGTTCGTAGACGACACCAATGTCTATCGAGTCACAGTTCATAAGACCTTCGAAGGTAATCTGACTACCAAGCCCATCAACGGTGCtatcttcatcttcaatcCTCGTACAGGTCAACTCTTCTTGAAGATCATTCACACCTCGGTTTGGGCAGGTCAAAAGCGTCTAGGCCAGTTGGCCAAATGGAAGACGGCCGAAGAAGTAGCTGCTTTGGTTCGATCATTACCCGTGGAAGAACAGCCCAAACAAGTCATTGTCACCCGAAAGGGTATGCTTGACCCCTTGGAAGTCCATTTGCTTGATTTCCCCAACATTGTTATCAAGGGTTCTGAACTCCAGTTGCCATTCCAAGCCACTCTCAAGATGGAGAAGTTTGGTGACTTAATTCTG CGTGCAACTCAACCTCAAATGGTTTTGTTCAATCTTTATGACGATTGGCTCAAGTCTATCTCAAGTTACACTGCCTTTTCTCGTCTTATTCTTATCCTTCGTGCTTTGCACGTTAACAACGAAAAGTCTAAGATTATCTTGAGACCTGATAAGAACACTATCACAGAGTCTTACC ACATTTGGCCATCGCTTAGTGACGACGAGTGGATGAAGGTGGAAGTGGCGCTCAAGGATCTCATTTTGGCTGACTTTGGTAAGAGGAACAGCGTCAACGTAGCCTCCCTCACCGCCAGCGAAATCCGAGACATCATTTTGGGTATGGAGATTGCAGCGCCCTCCGTTCAACGACAACAGATGGCTGAGATCGAAAAGAACACTGAGGCTGCCGCTCAGGTTACTGCTCTCCAGACCAAAACCACCAACATCCACGGTGACGAGATTGTCGTCACGACAACTACTCAATACGAACAGCAAACCTTTGCTAGTAAGTCTGACTGGCGTGTACGAGCTATCAGTGCCACCAACTTGCCGCTTCGTGTCAACCACATCTTTGTTGGCAATGATGATGTGAAGGATGATGCTGGCAGCTACACATACGTTATCCCCAAAAACGTCTTGCGAAGCTTCATTGTCAACGCCGATCTCCGTACACAAGTTGTTGCCTACCTTTATGGTACCTCACCCCCCGACAACAAGCAGGTTAAGGAGATCAAGGCCGTCGCTTGGATCCCTCAGAGGGGTACCAACAACGGTGTAGATCTTCCCGTTGCCCTGCCTAAACACGACTTCCTTCTCAAGGATCTTGAGCCCCTTGGTTGGATCAAGACGCAGTCACAAGAACTCAACCACCTTTCTCCTCAAGACGTCACCACCCAAGCGAAGATTATGGCTGCTCATCCCGAGTGGGGACCTCAGGCCATTTGCGTCACCTGTTCTTTCACTCCTGGTTCCGTCTCTCTCAACGCTTGGGACCTCACAGTGGCCGGCTTCGAATGGGGTAGGAAGAACGAGGATGTCACGGGGCAGAATCCTGGATTCAACCCGTCCATGGCCAACCGAGTTCAGTTGCTGTTATCTGACAGGATTTTGGGTATGACTTTAGTTCCTGAGGGTGGAGTTTGGAACTACGGGGTTGGTTTAACTCAGAGCTGGTCAGAGAAGATCCCTTACACAATGACTCTCGACAAGCCTGAGGCGTTCTGGGCCCCTTGTCACCGACCT AATGCTTTCCTCAACTTTGCCTCAATGGAAGGCGATGATGCGGCCGACGTTGAGAACAGTTTGGAGTAG